From Procambarus clarkii isolate CNS0578487 chromosome 14, FALCON_Pclarkii_2.0, whole genome shotgun sequence:
tgctggaggtacagtgaactagagtggcagcacaacaccacagtagtgatggtgatggtacagtgaactagagtggcagcacaacactacagtagtgatgctggaggtacagtgaactagagtggcagcacaacactacagtagtgatggtacagtgaacttgagtggcagcacaacaccacagtagtgatggtggtggtacagtgaactagagtggcagcacaactcgACAGTaatggaggtacagtgaactagagtggcagcacaacaccacagtagtgatggtgatggtacagtgaactagagtggcagcacaacaccacagtagtgatggtggtggtacagtgaactagagtggcagcacatcaccacagtagtgatggtacagtgaactagagtggcagcacaacaccacagtagtgatggtggtggtacagtgaactagagtgacagcacaatgccacaatagtgatggtggtggtacagtgaactataaaggcagcacaacaccacaatagtgatggtgatggtacagtgaactagagtggcagcacatcaccacagtagtgatggtacagtgaactagagtggcagcacaacaccacagtagtgatggtgatggtacagtgaactagagtggcagcacaacaccacagtagtgatggtggtggtacagtgaactagagtggcagcacaataccacagtagtgatggtgatggtacagtgaactagagtggcagcacaataccacagtagtgatggtgatggtacagtgaactagagtggcagcacaacaccacagtagtgatggtgatggtacagtgaaccagagtggcagcacaacaccacagtagtgatggtgatggtacagtgaactagagtggcagcacaccatagtagtgatggtacagtgaaccagagtggcagcacaacaccacagtagtgatggtggtggtacagtgaactagagtggcagcacaacaccacagtagtgatggtacagtgaactagagtggcagcataacaccacagtagtgatggtgatggtacagtgaactagagtggcagcacaacaccacagtagtgatggtacagtgaactagagtggcaacataacaccacagtagtgatggtgatggtacagtgaactcgagtggcagcacaacaccacagtagtgatggtggtggtacagtgaactagagtggcagcacaacaccacagtagtgatggtgatggtacagtgaactagagtggcagcacaacaccacagtagtgatggtggtggtacagtgaactagagtggcagcacaactcgACAGTaatggaggtacagtgaactagagtggcagcacaacaccacagtagtgattgtacagtgaactagagtggcagcacaacaccacagtagtgatggtgatggtacagtgaactagagtggcagcacaacactacagtagtgatgctggaggtacagtgaactagagtggcagcacaacaccacagtagtgatggtgatggtacagtgaactagagtggcagcacaacactacagtagtgatgctggaggtacagtgaactagagtggcagcacaacactacagtagtgatggtacagtgaacttgagtggcagcacaacaccacagtagtgatggtgatggtacagtgaactagagtggcagcacaacaccacagtagtgatggtggtggtacagtgaactagagtggcagcacaacaccacagtagtgatggtgatggtacagtgaactagagtggcagcacaacaccacagtccaccacagtcacctccgtaatgtcactgtggttgactgctgccctcaccacatccaggccgctcaccacatcaccgaagacacaTGACCACTGGCGACCAtcctggcggtccctggtggtgatggtgaactggGCACTCTTGGGACCCTCCAGCGGCCACCAGGACCCCACAGCTCCTGCCTGGCCTGACTgccggtactgcccctggaggtcaggcaacagtggggctcctcccttaccatcattactctcgtagtctccgcccagCACACACTCCCCCGGCTGACCCTTGTACCCCACCcccaacagtttagtgttgcggaaggtgtggccccgctggcccgtacacaacaacacaaactgtctggccagcggtgtgtcaggggtcagccggatggtgacccgccctcttgttgaccccgcccacccgaggtcaaggaacgccagggtgcaggaggggtccagcacgcccacaacatCACTCTCCTGCACAAGATGATATAAATCATGCTGgtaactgtataacaaaatgttatcatattagttatcacaactcagtaagtcagtaatgtcagtaagattagtgggtgtaataaa
This genomic window contains:
- the LOC138364625 gene encoding uncharacterized protein → MTTTETGATADPVHLGDSDSSIMTKVQEITGEIPQKEITVEDLRRMREPVKSLVEAGRVVAVKSLVEAGRVVAVKSLVEAGRVVAVKSLVEAGRVVAVQEDQDGRRSARITLQDGQLYLHPLLRQPTPAHAHTLQESDVVGVLDPSCTLAFLDLGWAGSTRGRVTIRLTPDTPLARQFVLLCTGQRGHTFRNTKLLGVGYKGQPGECVLGGDYESNDGKGGAPLLPDLQGQYRQSGQAGAVGSWWPLEGPKSAQFTITTRDRQDGRQWSCVFGDVVSGLDVVRAAVNHSDITEVTVVDCGVVLPL